The Methylomarinum sp. Ch1-1 genome contains the following window.
TTCATCTCTGTATGCTCCAAATTTTATTTAATTATTATGGGATATAACCATCTATCTGAATAATAATGATTTCAGGTAGAGCATCAGCAGCCTCTTCATGCCCTTCGAATTCGTCAAAAAACAGGCTGGAATGCAAGCAATCTGTAATTAATAATAAACTGATATTGCTTGTCAAACCAGCCTTTTTGTTTGACCGTCACAAAGAGCGATGTCCGCTAGAGTCCAAGAGTTTATGTTGAAGTTTGTCAATTATTACGCCTGCTTATGCACATGTTCAGGCAGTTTCATAGCAAAATTAATCAAACAACCTTAATAACCCGGCGGCAGCAGCGGCTCTATGCCCTCGAATTCTGCCTTGGGGTGATGCTTGGTGATTATTTTACTGATTTCCTCGATACGTTCTTTGGCAATATCCACCATGACTAACAATTCACCTTGTTCGATCGCCTCTTCATACTTTTTAACTTTTGAATTGCCTACTTGTAATCCGGCCAATCCACTCATCATCGCGCCTATCGTCGCCCCATACACGAGTATGCCTAGAATAGGGCCGCCGGCGATCGCATAACCGGCAAAACGCAAGCCTACCAGCCCGGCCAATAAACCGGTGGTCGCACCTAGCGCAGCTCCCCGTTCCACGGCGGGAATAAAGTCGGTTTTTTGGAATTCGGTCGCTTCAGGCAAATCTTTTAATGGTGTATCCCGTTTGGCCAATATATGCAAATGTCGGTCTTCGATACCTTGCACACGTAATTCATCGACAATTTTATGGGTGATTTCGATATTCGGCGCCAAAAAATAGATTCTTCTCATGTCCTTCTCTCCGCGTTAATGACTAAAGGGCTAATCCTATGACAAAAGTGCTGTTTAACCCTGAGGCAAGCGCTGAACAATGCCATTCGAGATTCTCAACACCCATCCCGGGAATAAAGTTTTCCTAGCTAACAATATCAATCACTTGTCATGATGGATATTGGCTATGCCTCCCTGCCAACTTGACACGCCGGTTAAATCAGCATTGACTCAACTGAATTTTTAAAACTTTTGTTAACTTAACGATAACCCATTTTATTAATAGAGGTAAAGCCCATAAATTCCTCACTTTAAGCCCACTAAACATAGAGACAGAAGAGCTAAAGAGTTTGACTGTTTTAAAGATTATTAGTACCGATATCACATCAGTTAAAAGCAAAAAAGCAGCCAATGTAAATACATAGTAAAAACTTAGCTCATACTAGCGCGCCACTATTTCTGCGAAAGCTTGTTTTGGGCATCCCAGCCCAAGCAAGCGGCAGAAATTACGTGGCGATTATTGCCTCCGGCGGCCCCGATTCGTCCTGCGTCCGTGCCACTCCGCCATATCATCGTAAACTCGATGCTGGCTCCGTCGCACTCCCACAAATGACTTGACGGCGTTTCGGGAGACTTTTTATTTTGTCTCCACCTTCGCTCTCGCTTCGATTCCGACAAAACAATCGGCCCTACGCCTATCGGGGACTAAAAATCTTCACTTCGCTGGCGCTCCGTTTCCAAGATTTTCAGCGTAAGCGTTATGTTTTGCTGTATGGTTTGTTTTTTCTCGGACGCCCACTCGGCGCAAAAAGCTTCATTCGCCCGCTACTACGGCTATTCATGGATAACGGCGAGAGTTTAACCTCGCTTTGTTATGTCCGGCATTGCTTTAATGAGTTAAGATATTACCTTGAATTGAGCGCGGTATAAGTATATATTGAACAGCAGTCTATGTACTAGACAGCTTTAAACATTGCCGTTATATACGAATATGTCGTAGGTAGGCTGAGCGCTTACGAAGCCCAACATTTCCGGCGCACCTAATTTGTTGGGCTTCATTTCATTCAGCCCAACCTACAAATTGAGACATTCCGCAATATATGTATAACGATAAAGCTTTAAACAGATGACCTCTGTACGCATTCTTAAGAAAAATAACTAGTAATTATTCAGCGTATTTTTATCAGAGGGAGTAGGCTATTGATTTATCGG
Protein-coding sequences here:
- a CDS encoding DUF1269 domain-containing protein, with the protein product MRRIYFLAPNIEITHKIVDELRVQGIEDRHLHILAKRDTPLKDLPEATEFQKTDFIPAVERGAALGATTGLLAGLVGLRFAGYAIAGGPILGILVYGATIGAMMSGLAGLQVGNSKVKKYEEAIEQGELLVMVDIAKERIEEISKIITKHHPKAEFEGIEPLLPPGY